One Chanodichthys erythropterus isolate Z2021 chromosome 22, ASM2448905v1, whole genome shotgun sequence DNA window includes the following coding sequences:
- the ehmt1b gene encoding histone-lysine N-methyltransferase EHMT1 isoform X4, whose product MPEAIWIHFLKTQLCVCPSSLANGNSGKRETMKSEGTKESRSDQEEGGDENHSDGRSDPLREATELNGTYENTDAKKTEQNLSAPARSSTMENGLSETEPPHGSTVGSNGYILSKQQEDTVSALHRTNWSPIGGSTLGHGTKSSPPSASMLRSPDQGSSNGAASLGLSPMERRAETETKNGRVSNTPPPTIHRARKTMSRPASNQTLKLLNRENKEPVVVKDDGVGKSEAVQPQPSPIQNQLPQSQTDATPAKPHTVEPRPVSPSVAAVSRKKKRKMGTYSLVPKKKNKVLKQRTVLEMFQRMSQSPPNPQQPKEVVHVNGERMENESDEEESEEGEDTEEDEELVTEDGAKASQEGPTIASMSQPLEEEQESEESPDGEEEGDESDLSSESSLKKKWKKKAKGDHAWLRPSRKRKRKLKAKTEGLSGMEFQSQSESQSSPSAPPDRRKEYKEIPLNSLNLAAQEALMTSQSSGSVESTDGDMVQELPLCSCRMETPKSREILTLADRKCMATESIDGQLSRCQSAVLKHEMMRPSNSVQLLVLCEDHRTGMVKHQCCPGCGFFCRAGTFMECQPEVNISHRFHRACASVLNGQSFCPHCGEEVSKAKEVTIAKADTTSTVPLNHSPCTPSTSEGKADTTTGGSTRLSVLGEGKADSTLLKHPESHDTSVSPVGSKAGSLGSGSATGPPLGPPKETLESVLLALDAEKPKKLRFHPKQLYISAKQGELQKVLLMLVDGIDPNFKMESQNKRTPLHVAAEAGHQEVCHMLVQAGANLDMCDEDQRTPLMEACENNHLETVRYLLRAGAIVSHKDVEGSTCLHLAAKTGHFAIVQHLLSTGLIDINCQDDGGWTAMIWATEYKHVDQVKLLLSKGADINIRDKEENICLHWAAFSGCVEIAEILLDAKCDLNAVNIHGDSPLHIASRESRLDCVNLFLSRGADVSLKNKEGETPMECCSQNSKVWNALQASKKQREANRNQAAPAEKLLNRDIARGYEKVPVPCVNAVDSEPCPDNYKYVPDSCVTSPMNIDKNITHLQYCVCKDDCSSASCMCGQLSLRCWYDKESRLLPEFCNEEPPLIFECNHACSCWRTCKNRVVQNGLRIRLQLFRTQMMGWGVKTLQDIPQGTFVCEYVGEIISDAEADVRENDSYLFSLDSKVGDMYCVDARFYGNISRFINHHCEPNLFPCRVFTSHQDLRFPHIAFFACKNISAGDELGFDYGDHFWDVKGKLFSCQCGSSKCKHSAAVIAQTQADSTPGDQQPSALPDTSSSTPSSPS is encoded by the exons CCCTCCAGTTTGGCCAATGGAAATTCGGGCAAGAGGGAAACCATGAAGTCTGAGGGGACAAAAGAGTCTCGCAGTGATCAAGAAGAGG GTGGAGATGAAAATCACTCAGACGGGCGATCAGACCCTCTTAGAGAGGCCACTGAGCTGAATGGGACCTATGAAAACACGGACGCAAAGAAAACTGAACAGAACCTTTCTGCACCAGCCCGATCCTCAACCATGGAGAACGGACTGTCAGAGACTGAGCCGCCCCATGGCTCTACAGTGGGCAGTAATGGATATATTCTAAGCAAACAGCAGGAAGACACAGTGTCAGCCCTACACAGGACTAACTGGTCCCCCATAGGGGGTTCCACATTGGGGCATGGGACTAAAAGCTCACCACCTTCAGCTTCTATGCTGCGATCCCCAGACCAGGGATCTTCAAATGGTGCTGCAAGCTTAGGACTGAGCCCAATGGAGAGGCGAGCAGAAACGGAGACTAAAAACGGCAGAGTATCGAATACACCCCCGCCAACGATACATCGAGCACGCAAAACTATGTCAAGGCCAGCCTCAAACCAGACACTAAAG CTTTTGAATAGGGAAAATAAGGAGCCAGTCGTGGTGAAAGATGACGGTGTGGGCAAATCAGAGGCAGTGCAGCCACAGCCATCTCCAATCCAGAATCAGCTACCTCAAAGCCAAACTGACGCCACACCAGCCAAGCCACACACAG TTGAACCCAGACCTGTCTCTCCCTCAGTAGCAGCCGTGTCAAggaagaagaaaagaaagatgGGAACGTATAGTCTTGTGCCcaagaagaaaaataaagtcTTGAAACAACGCACAGTTCTGGAGATGTTTCAGCGTATGTCCCAGTCTCCACCCAACCCTCAG CAGCCAAAGGAGGTCGTGCATGTGAATGGAGAGAGAATGGAGAATGAGTCTGATGAAGAAGAGTCAGAGGAAGGAGAAGACACAGAGGAAGATGAGGAGCTGGTCACTGAGGACGGAGCCAAAGCTTCTCAGGAGGGACCCACGATAGCTTCAATGTCTCAG CCTCTTGAAGAAGAACAAGAGTCAGAGGAGTCACCGGATGGCGAAGAGGAAGGGGATGAATCAGACTTG AGTTCAGAGTCcagtttgaaaaagaaatgGAAAAAGAAAGCCAAGGGAGACCACGCCTGGCTCCGACCATCAAGGAAACGCAAGAGGAAACTGAAAGCGAAAACGGAAGGACTTTCTG GAATGGAGTTCCAGTCTCAATCTGAGAGCCAGAGCTCTCCATCAGCCCCTCCTGACCGCAGGAAAGAGTATAAAGAAATCCCTCTAAACTCCCTCAACCTGGCAGCACAGGAAGCCTTAATGACATCTCAGAGTTCAG GGTCAGTGGAAAGCACAGATGGCGACATGGTGCAGGAACTTCCCCTCTGCAGCTGTCGAATGGAAACACCCAAGAGCAGAGAGATCCTCACGCTTGCGGACAGAAAGTGTATGGCAACTGAGAGCATTGATGGTCAG CTGAGCCGTTGTCAGAGTGCAGTGCTGAAGCACGAGATGATGAGGCCTTCAAACTCTGTCCAACTGCTGGTTCTGTGTGAGGACCATCGCACAGGCATGGTCAAACATCAGTGCTGCCCAGGCTGTGGCTTCTTTTGCAGAGCC GGCACCTTCATGGAGTGTCAGCCAGAGGTGAACATCTCCCACCGGTTTCATCGAGCATGTGCCTCGGTGCTCAACGGTCAGAGCTTTTGTCCACACTGTGGAGAGGAGGTCAGCAAAGCGAAAGAGGTCACCATTGCCAAGGCCGATACAACGTCAACTGTGCCTCTCAACCACAGCCCCTGCACGCCCAGCACCTCAGAGGGCAAAGCAGACACCACCACTGGAGG GTCCACTCGGCTCTCTGTTCTTGGAGAGGGCAAAGCAGACAGCACTTTACTCAAACATCCAGAGTCACATGACACATCCGTGTCCCCTGTGGGCTCCAAAGCTGGGTCTTTAGGATCAGGATCTGCAACGGGACCTCCACTAGGACCACCTAAAGAAACTCTGGAAAGTGTCCTGCTGGCTCTAGATGCAGAGAA ACCTAAGAAGCTCCGGTTCCACCCAAAACAACTGTATATTTCTGCCAAACAAGGGGAGTTGCAGAAGGTCCTACTGATGTTGG TGGATGGGATTGACCCTAACTTTAAAATGGAGAGCCAGAACAAACGCACACCGCTCCATGTAGCAGCTGAAGCAGGTCATCAGGAAGTCTGCCATATGCTGGTGCAG GCTGGCGCAAACCTTGACATGTGTGATGAGGACCAGCGGACGCCCCTAATGGAGGCCTGTGAGAACAACCATCTTGAAACAGTACGCTATCTTCTGCGGGCTGGAGCCATTGTCTCTCACAAG GATGTTGAAGGTTCAACATGTCTCCATCTTGCTGCTAAGACTGGCCATTTTGCCATTGTACAACATCTGCTGTCTACAGGCCTTATAGATATTAACTGCCAG GATGATGGAGGTTGGACAGCCATGATTTGGGCCACAGAGTACAAACATGTAGACCAAGTAAAACTCTTGCTCTCCAAAGGGGCTGATATCAACATCCGAGACAAG GAGGAAAATATCTGTCTGCACTGGGCGGCATTCTCTGGCTGTGTGGAGATTGCAGAGATCCTTCTGGATGCCAAGTGTGATCTCAATGCCGTCAACATCCACGGAGACTCACCACTGCACATAGCGTCACGGGAGAGCCGGCTTGACTGTGTAAA CTTGTTTCTGTCACGGGGTGCTGATGTAAGCCTTAAGAACAAGGAGGGAGAGACACCCATGGAATGCTGCAGTCAAAACTCGAAGGTTTGGAACGCCCTTCAAGCCAGCAAAAAGCAAAGAGAAGCTAACAGGAACCAGGCTGCCCCTGCAGAGAAGCTTCTCAACAG GGACATCGCCAGAGGCTACGAGAAAGTCCCTGTCCCGTGCGTGAACGCAGTGGACAGCGAACCCTGTCCTGACAACTACAAATATGTCCCTGATAGCTGTGTGACGTCCCCAATGAACATTGACAAAAATATCACTCACTTGCAG TACTGTGTATGTAAAGACGATTGCTCCTCAGCTAGCTGCATGTGTGGCCAACTCAGCCTGCGCTGCTGGTATGATAAA GAGAGTCGTCTGCTCCCCGAATTCTGCAATGAGGAACCGCCTCTTATATTTGAGTGCAACCATGCCTGCTCTTGCTGGAGAACCTGCAAAAACCGTGTGGTACAGAATGGACTGAG GATAAGACTGCAGTTGTTCAGGACACAGATGATGGGATGGGGTGTCAAGACATTACAGGATATCCCGCAAGGAACGTTTGTTTGCGA ATACGTGGGTGAAATCATCTCTGACGCCGAAGCAGATGTCAGAGAGAATGACTCCTATCTTTTCAGTCTGGACAGTAAG GTGGGTGATATGTACTGTGTTGACGCACGTTTCTACGGCAACATCAGCCGCTTCATAAACCATCACTGTGAGCCGAATCTGTTCCCCTGTCGAGTGTTCACCTCTCACCAGGACCTCAGATTTCCTCACATCGCGTTCTTCGCCTGCAAGAACATCAGTGCGGGAGACGAACTTGG GTTTGATTACGGCGATCACTTCTGGGACGTAAAGGGGAAGCTGTTCAGCTGCCAGTGTGGCTCATCCAAATGTAAACACTCGGCAGCCGTCATTGCCCAGACACAGGCGGACAGCACGCCGGGAGACCAGCAGCCCAGCGCCCTGCCTGATACTAGCTCGTCCACCCCATCCAGCCCCAGCTAA